The DNA segment ACTACCGCTATTTTGTTTTCATCTATTTCACATTTTGTAATTTCTTTGAGTTTTTTTAGATTTTCGTTTATGGCTGCATTAAATGTAAATTCTTCTAAAACAAGCTTGTTATTATTCATCAAGACATTATTTGAAGATACTACCGCATTGTCTTTTTCTACTTTTGGAATTTCGACGTTTATTTCTGTATCTCTTTTGAATCTTTCAAGAACGTAAGGGGAAGTTATCCATACAAAAACACCTTTTAGAGATTTTACCGGGAATAAAAGAATCTTTCCATCTGTAAATATGACTTTTCCTTCTTCATCTCCTTTTCCAAAGATATCTTCTTGTTCTTGCTCGTTAAATGAAGCTCTTACAACACCTTTAATTGCTGAAGATGGCATCACCGGAAAATCTGTGTGTACTTCTCTTTGAATTGGCAAGTCTATTAAACTTAACGTCGTTCCACTGCCTATGTGCATTGGTGTTAAAACATGATAGAAAACTTTTTTCATTATCCTTGACCTCCTTTATTTAAATTTAAAGCTCCTATTATGCTTAATCCAAATCCTGTTGGATTTTTAGTATCAAAGTATGGATATTCAAGCTCATAATAAGCTGGTTTAAGATAGTATTTATCAAATATTTCATCAATTTTGCTTTTGTCTTCTACTTTGTAGTAAATAACCGAACCTTCAGGAATTAGTCTAAATATTCTGGTTGGAAATCCTGTTTTGTCATTTGGTAATTTTATCCAACTGCTATAAATAAATGGTTTACCTAAAACCTTGGCTATGATTTTTGCTCCTTCTATTTCTAATACCTTGTTTGTAGGTGATAGTAATATTAACTTGAAAAATCCTGTTTTTCTGACAATGTTTTTTATATTTTCCTTTTCTTTTAAAAGCCTTTCTGTTAAATCTTTATCTTTTTTAATTATGACCGATAGCCTACTTTCCCCGCCAACGATTACAGTATCGATATTTAAATCTTCAGATGGCTTTACATAAAAATAAACATCTTCTTCAAATCTGATAAATGTTTGAGTAAATAAGTGCCCTTCCTTTGTGGTTCTCGTGCTTCTATCTATTGCTATACCTGTTCTTAATTCTTTATACGGTCTTAAAAGCTCTGTATTAGCCGATATTTCTTCATCTTTTAAGTATTTTATATACTCCTCATCTTTTAAATAGCCGTTTAAATCCTCCATCTTTTCGCTGGTTTGATAATCTAAAAAGTATTCTAAATTTTCTTCTGTAATTACATTGTCAAGCTTTCTGACAACTGGTTTGATTACTCTGTTATTTGCGACTTTTATATCTATTGGTGCTTTAAAGTATAGATTTTCTCCTTTTGCAAGGGATATAAACTCTAAGTTTAGTTTTTTGCCTGCGGCTTTGTTTAGTCCGCTAATAATTGGGATTGGATTTATAAAGAAGCCCGACTCTCTAAAAACTCTTTCTGTTGCATTAAATGGCTTTCCATCTCCAAAGGTTAATACATCAAATGGTTTAATTCCTATCATATTACACCCCGCTTGCTATAAATTTAGCTACTTTTAAAGTGTTGATTATTTTTTCCGGCTCTTTGAAGTCAAAAAGCTCTTTAGTATCTAACATAAATTTTGCAAACTCGTCTTTTCTCTTATAAGGCTTCTTCTCAATTAGATATTTTGTTAGCTTTTTAACAGGTTCCTCATTTTCTGTTTTTGGTAGGTATGGAAGTAAAAGCTCTTGTAGTTGATAGATAAAGCCAAATGGAAAATCTTCATCAGATAGAAAGCTTATTAATTCTTCAAATAATTGTAAATGATCGTTTTTTATTGGAGCTTCTGCTGACGAGAATGAATGTTTTATGTATTTTATGTATACTGCATCTTTTCCATCAACTTTTTTAGCTTTGCTTTCTGCAGACCTTGCTTCTTGTAATACATAGTTAAGAGGTATTTTGTAATGGGATATTACCAAACCTGCGCTTGCTGTAAAGTTATATCCTGTATCTTTCATATACTCTTTAAATTTTTCTACTATTTCTTTGTATCCTTCTAAGACTGTTTTTAATGGGAACAGTGCTAATAAATCATCTCCACCTGAGTATACAGACATTCCGGAGTATTTTTCTACTATACCTTTAACCTCTTTACTAAATTCTGATAACTTTTTGGTTATGATTTTAATCTTATTTTCTTCAAATGCTTTTGATATTTTTTCTCCCATTGAGTCTCCATCCATTACAACGATGGCATAGTAAACTGGCGGCTTGCCAATTTCTCTGTATAATTCATTTAAAGACTTTATCAAATCAGGATTTTCTCCGTTATTTTCTAATACCTCTATGTATATGTTTTGTTTATCTTCTTCAAGCAAATCTATTTTTCCATGCTTTTTAAAGATTTCTTGTATTCTATTTCCATGCTCTGCAAGATATTTTTTTAAAGCCACGTCAACTACAGATTTCTTATGTTTTCCATGGTAATATCTCTTTGCATAGCAAAATGCACAAAGCCTGTCTTCTTCATCTTTTTCTGTGATTGAGCTTTTAAAATTATTTTTTGTCGCTCCAAGTATTACTCTTTTTCCGCATACCTCACAAAGATAAGCTCCTCTTATAAGTTCTGGATTAATTTGATATGCTTTTTCCATAAAATCCTGATAATTTTCAAAAGCTGAGTACTGATTCTTTTGTTTTTGAATAAGATTAAATCCTTCAATAAATTTATCATCAGGCTCTATTGATGCTTTTGCATTAGCTACTGCAATATCTACATCATTTTTTGCTTTTACAATGTTGTTATCTTTAATCTCGCTAATAGCCCAAACTATATTGATGGCATTTTTAATTTGATATCTGATTAAATTTTCGTATATGCTGAATTCTTTATCCGGAATTCTATGTTTAACCGTATCTACAAGAGTATTTAATTTTTTTAACATTTCTTCTTTCATACGCTTTACTTTTTCAGTTACCTGCTCTTTCTCTCCTTCTATTGCAAGATATGCTACGTTTGTTATGTTTAGGCTATCTTCTTTTACAACATCAGCTGTTGGAATTATAAACTCTACTTTGCCATCATTTGCAAGCGACTTTAATCCTGATTGCATAATCCTTGGAATAAGTTCACTACCACCTGTCAAGTCTTTAAGCTTTCTTGACCTTACAATTGTATCTTGTATAGATGGAATGGTTATTTTTACTAAATACTTAGCCATCTTTTAGCCCTCTCTTATTTTTTAAAAGTATTTTCTGTTAATTCTTTAGCTTTTTCTATTGCATCTTTCCAATCATCATATTTAAATTTTTCATTTTTATAATAAAACCCAATA comes from the Sulfurihydrogenibium sp. genome and includes:
- a CDS encoding type III-B CRISPR module-associated Cmr3 family protein codes for the protein MIGIKPFDVLTFGDGKPFNATERVFRESGFFINPIPIISGLNKAAGKKLNLEFISLAKGENLYFKAPIDIKVANNRVIKPVVRKLDNVITEENLEYFLDYQTSEKMEDLNGYLKDEEYIKYLKDEEISANTELLRPYKELRTGIAIDRSTRTTKEGHLFTQTFIRFEEDVYFYVKPSEDLNIDTVIVGGESRLSVIIKKDKDLTERLLKEKENIKNIVRKTGFFKLILLSPTNKVLEIEGAKIIAKVLGKPFIYSSWIKLPNDKTGFPTRIFRLIPEGSVIYYKVEDKSKIDEIFDKYYLKPAYYELEYPYFDTKNPTGFGLSIIGALNLNKGGQG
- the cas10 gene encoding type III-B CRISPR-associated protein Cas10/Cmr2 — translated: MAKYLVKITIPSIQDTIVRSRKLKDLTGGSELIPRIMQSGLKSLANDGKVEFIIPTADVVKEDSLNITNVAYLAIEGEKEQVTEKVKRMKEEMLKKLNTLVDTVKHRIPDKEFSIYENLIRYQIKNAINIVWAISEIKDNNIVKAKNDVDIAVANAKASIEPDDKFIEGFNLIQKQKNQYSAFENYQDFMEKAYQINPELIRGAYLCEVCGKRVILGATKNNFKSSITEKDEEDRLCAFCYAKRYYHGKHKKSVVDVALKKYLAEHGNRIQEIFKKHGKIDLLEEDKQNIYIEVLENNGENPDLIKSLNELYREIGKPPVYYAIVVMDGDSMGEKISKAFEENKIKIITKKLSEFSKEVKGIVEKYSGMSVYSGGDDLLALFPLKTVLEGYKEIVEKFKEYMKDTGYNFTASAGLVISHYKIPLNYVLQEARSAESKAKKVDGKDAVYIKYIKHSFSSAEAPIKNDHLQLFEELISFLSDEDFPFGFIYQLQELLLPYLPKTENEEPVKKLTKYLIEKKPYKRKDEFAKFMLDTKELFDFKEPEKIINTLKVAKFIASGV
- the cmr4 gene encoding type III-B CRISPR module RAMP protein Cmr4, which gives rise to MKKVFYHVLTPMHIGSGTTLSLIDLPIQREVHTDFPVMPSSAIKGVVRASFNEQEQEDIFGKGDEEGKVIFTDGKILLFPVKSLKGVFVWITSPYVLERFKRDTEINVEIPKVEKDNAVVSSNNVLMNNNKLVLEEFTFNAAINENLKKLKEITKCEIDENKIAVVSDDVFKFFVKNYTEVNARIKIDQAKGTVQKGGLWYEELLPAETVFYGCIDARKESEHQEQLNKVIGRINNQILQFGGDETLGRGFTKIVVEA